A window of Candidatus Obscuribacterales bacterium contains these coding sequences:
- the ruvC gene encoding crossover junction endodeoxyribonuclease RuvC — protein sequence MTRRILGLDPGLAILGFGAIACDASQDRDAASSISVLDFGVIQTPAKTAVGDRLCTIYDDLHHLLNQWQPDLVAIEKLFFYRMGNTILVAQARGVIMLVLAQHQVPFIEFTPAQVKQALTGYGNADKHEVQEAVARELNLDTIPRPDDAADALGLAIAAWFQRED from the coding sequence ATGACGCGGCGCATTCTAGGACTTGATCCTGGGCTAGCCATTTTGGGGTTTGGGGCCATTGCCTGTGACGCCAGCCAGGACAGAGATGCTGCTTCTAGTATCTCTGTCCTGGATTTTGGTGTGATCCAAACACCGGCCAAAACCGCAGTGGGCGATCGCCTTTGTACCATCTACGACGACCTGCACCACCTGCTCAACCAATGGCAACCCGACTTAGTAGCCATTGAAAAACTCTTTTTCTATCGCATGGGCAACACCATTTTGGTGGCCCAAGCCCGAGGGGTGATCATGCTCGTGCTGGCCCAGCATCAGGTGCCCTTCATAGAATTTACCCCCGCTCAAGTCAAGCAGGCGCTCACCGGCTACGGCAATGCCGATAAGCATGAGGTACAGGAAGCCGTTGCCCGCGAGCTTAACCTCGACACCATTCCCCGTCCCGATGACGCCGCCGATGCTTTAGGACTGGCGATCGCCGCTTGGTTCCAACGGGAAGACTAG